In Felis catus isolate Fca126 chromosome E1, F.catus_Fca126_mat1.0, whole genome shotgun sequence, the following proteins share a genomic window:
- the HDAC5 gene encoding histone deacetylase 5 isoform X1 has product MNSPTESADGMSGREPSLEILPRTPLHGIPVAVEVKPVLPGAMPSSMGGGGGGSPSPAELRGALAGPVDPSLREQQLQQELLALKQQQQLQKQLLFAEFQKQHDHLTRQHEVQLQKHLKQQQEMLAAKRQQELEQQRQREQQRQEELEKQRLEQQLLILRNKEKSKESAIASTEVKLRLQEFLLSKSKEPTPGGLNHSLPQHPKCWGAHHASLDQSSPPQSGPPGTPPSYKLPLLGPYDSRDDFPLRKTASEPNLKVRSRLKQKVAERRSSPLLRRKDGTVISTFKKRAVEITGAGPGVSSVCNSAPGSGPSSPNSSHSTIAENGFTGSVPNIPTEMLPQHRALPLDSSPNQFSLYTSPSLPNISLGLQATVTVTNSHLTASPKLSTQQEAERQALQSLRQGGALTGKFMSTSSIPGCLLGVALEGDTSPHGHASLLQHVLLLEQARQQSTLIAVPLHGQSPLVTGERVATSMRTVGKLPRHRPLSRTQSSPLPQSPQALQQLVMQQQHQQFLEKQKQQQLQLGKILTKTGELPRQPTTHPEETEEELTEQQETLLGEGALTIPREGSTESESTQEDLEEEEEEEEEEEEEEEEDCIQVKDEEGESGTEEGPDSEESSAGYKKVFSDAQQLQPLQVYQAPLSLATVPHQALGRTQSSPAAPGGMKSPPDQPTKHLFTTGVVYDTFMLKHQCMCGNTHVHPEHAGRIQSIWSRLQETGLLSKCERIRGRKATLDEIQTVHSEYHTLLYGTSPLNRQKLDSKKLLGPISQKMYAMLPCGGIGVDSDTVWNEMHSSSAVRMAVGCLVELAFKVAAGELKNGFAIIRPPGHHAEESTAMGFCFFNSVAITAKLLQQKLNVGKVLIVDWDIHHGNGTQQAFYNDPSVLYISLHRYDNGNFFPGSGAPEEVGGGPGVGYNVNVAWTGGVDPPIGDVEYLTAFRTVVMPIAHEFSPDVVLVSAGFDAVEGHLSPLGGYSVTARCFGHLTRQLMTLAGGRVVLALEGGHDLTAICDASEACVSALLSVELQPLDEAVLQQKPNINAVATLEKVIEIQSKHWSCVQRFAAGLGRSLREAQAGETEEAETVSAMALLSVGAEQAQAAAAREHSPRPAEEPMEQEPAL; this is encoded by the exons TGGAGGTGAAGCCGGTGCTGCCGGGAGCCATGCCCAGCtccatggggggcgggggtggaggcaGCCCCAGCCCCGCGGAGCTGCGGGGTGCCCTGGCGGGCCCTGTGGACCCCTCACTGAGGgagcagcagctgcagcaggaGCTCCTGGCActcaagcagcagcagcagctgcagaAGCAGCTCCTGTTCGCCGAGTTCCAGAAACAGCACGACCACCTGACGCGGCAGCATGAGGTCCAGCTGCAGAAGCACCTCAAG cagcagcaggagatgCTGGCGGCCAAGAGGCAGCAGGAGCTGGAGCAGCAGCGGCAGCGGGAGCAGCAGCGGCAGGAAGAGCTGGAGAAGCAGCGGCTGGAGCAGCAGCTGCTCATCCTGCGGAACAaggagaagagcaaagaga GTGCCATCGCCAGCACTGAGGTGAAGCTGAGGCTCCAGGAATTCCTCTTGTCGAAGTCAAAGGAGCCCACGCCAGGCGGCCTCAACCATTCCCTCCCACAGCATCCCAAATGCTG GGGAGCCCACCATGCTTCTTTGGACCAGAGTTCCCCTCCCCAGAGTGGCCCCCCTGGGACGCCTCCCTCCTACAAACTGCCTTTGCTTGGGCCCTATGACAGCCGCGATGACTTCCCCCTCCGCAAAACAG CCTCTGAACCCAACTTGAAAGTGCGTTCGAGGCTAAAGCAGAAGGTGGCTGAGCGGAGAAGCAGTCCCCTCCTGCGTCGCAAGGATGGGACAGTCATTAGCACCTTTAAGAAGAGAGCCGTTGAGATCACTGGTGCTGGGCCTGGAG TGTCGTCCGTGTGTAACAGCGCACCAGGCTCCGGCCCCAGCTCTCCCAACAGCTCCCACAGCACCATTGCTGAGAATGGCTTTACTGGCTCAGTCCCCAACATCCCCACTGAG ATGCTCCCCCAGCACCGGGCCCTCCCTCTGGACAGCTCCCCCAACCAGTTCAGCCTCTAcacgtctccctctctgcccaacATCTCCCTAGGGCTGCAGGCCACAGTCACTGTCACCAACTCGCACCTCACG gcctccccgAAGCTGTCAACGCAGCAGGAGGCCGAGAGGCAGGCCCTCCAGTCCCTGCGGCAGGGTGGCGCGCTGACGGGCAAGTTCATGAGCACATCCTCCATCCCCGGCTGCCTGCTGGGCGTGGCGCTGGAGGGTGACACCAGCCCCCACGGGCATGCCTCCCTGCTGCAGCACGTGCTGCTGCTGGAGCAGGCTCGGCAGCAAAGCACCCTCATCGCTG TGCCACTCCACGGGCAGTCCCCGCTGGTGACAGGTGAACGTGTGGCCACCAGCATGCGGACAGTGGGCAAGCTCCCGCGGCACCGGCCCTTGAGCCGCACTCAGTCCTCCCCGCTaccccagagcccccaggcccTGCAGCAGCTGGTCAtgcagcagcagcaccagcagtTCCTGGAGAAACAGAAGCAACAGCAGCTGCAGCTGGGCAAG ATCCTCACCAAGACTGGGGAGCTGCCACGGCAGCCCACCACCCACCccgaggagacagaggaggagctgACTGAGCAGCAGGAGACCTTGCTTGGGGAGGGGGCCCTGACCATCCCCCGGGAAGGCTCCACGGAGAGTGAGAGTACGCAGGAagacctggaggaggaggaagaggaggaggaggaggaggaggaagaggaggaggaggactgcATCCAGGTCAAGGACGAGGAGGGCGAGAGCGGCACCGAGGAGGGGCCCGACTCGGAGGAGTCCAGTGCTGGTTACAAGAAG GTGTTCTCAGATGCCCAGCAGCTGCAGCCCCTTCAGGTGTATCAGGCACCCCTCAGCCTGGCCACTGTGCCCCACCAGGCCCTGGGCCGCACCCAGTCCTCACCTGCTGCCCCTGGGGGCATGAAGAGCCCCCCAGACCAGCCCACCAAGCACCTCTTCACCACAg GTGTGGTCTACGACACGTTCATGCTGAAGCATCAGTGCATGTGCGGGAACACACACGTGCACCCTGAGCATGCTGGCCGGATCCAGAGCATCTGGTCTCGGCTGCAGGAGACAGGCCTGCTTAGCAAGTGTGAG CGGATCCGGGGTCGCAAAGCCACACTGGACGAGATCCAGACGGTGCACTCCGAATACCACACCCTGCTCTATGGGACCAGCCCCCTCAACCGACAGAAGCTTGACAGCAAGAAGCTGCTTG GCCCCATCAGCCAGAAGATGTATGCCATGCTGCCTTGTGGGGGCATTGGG GTGGACAGTGACACTGTGTGGAACGAGATGCACTCCTCCAGTGCTGTGCGCATGGCAGTGGGCTGCCTGGTAGAGCTGGCTTTCAAGGTGGCAGCAGGAGAGCTCAAG AATGGATTTGCCATCATCCGGCCCCCAGGACACCACGCAGAGGAATCCACAGCCAT gggATTCTGCTTCTTCAACTCTGTAGCCATCACAGCCAAACTCCTACAGCAGAAGCTGAACGTGGGCAAGGTTCTCATCGTGGACTGG GACATTCACCATGGCAATGGCACCCAACAAGCGTTTTACAATGACCCGTCTGTGCTCTACATCTCCCTGCATCGCTATGACAACGGGAACTTCTTTCCAGGCTCTGGGGCTCCTGAAGAG GTTGGCGGAGGGCCAGGTGTGGGGTACAATGTGAACGTGGCATGGACGGGAGGTGTGGATCCCCCCATCGGAGATGTGGAGTACCTAACGGCCTTCAG GACAGTGGTGATGCCCATTGCCCACGAGTTCTCACCTGACGTGGTCCTGGTCTCTGCCGGGTTTGATGCTGTTGAGGGACACCTGTCTCCACTGGGTGGCTACTCTGTCACCGCCAGAT GTTTTGGCCACTTAACCAGGCAGCTGATGACGCTGGCAGGGGGCCGGGTGGTGCTGGCCCTGGAGGGAGGCCACGACTTGACCGCCATCTGTGATGCCTCTGAGGCCTGTGTCTCAGCCCTGCTCAGCGTGGAG CTGCAGCCCTTGGACGAGGCAGTCTTGCAACAAAAGCCCAACATCAACGCAGTGGCCACGCTAGAGAAAGTCATCGAGATCCAGA GCAAACACTGGAGCTGCGTACAGAGGTTCGCTGCTGGTCTAGGCCGTTCCCTGCGGGAGGCCCAGGCAGGGGAGACGGAGGAGGCTGAGACTGTGAGCGCCATGGCCTTGCTGTCGGTGGGGGCCGAGCAGGCCCAGGCTGCTGCAGCCCGGGAGCACAGCCCCAG GCCGGCAGAGGAGCCCATGGAACAGGAGCCTGCCCTGTGA